In Leptolyngbya subtilissima AS-A7, the genomic window CTCTAGCAGCCGGGAAACTGAGGCGGCGTTGATGCTGAAGCGGCAGCGGGTGTGGCCGTTGTGGGGCAGGGTGAGCAGGTCGTCTACCTGATCAAACTTGGAGACCCAGCGCAGGTGAGCGCGATCGCGGGTGCCAAAGTAGCGAATGCACTCCGCCAGGCTACCAGTGAGGTGCTCAATGCCTAGGGGGTCGGTGTAGCAGCTGACCTCGTAAGTGGTAGGGCGATCGGGGTTCTCGTAGTGCTTGAGGTTGTCTAAGATCTGCGGCAGGTTGGCATAGGCACGAATCACGGGCGGCCCCTGAAGGCTACCCGCTAGGTAGCAGTATTGGCAGTGGGCTGGGCAACCCTGGGCCAAATGAAACTGCCAGTCGGCTGAGGGCGGAATTGGCGTTAGCTTGAGCTGGCTAACTGGGGCGGTGACTACGGCCAGGGTGCGCTTTGCGATCGTATAGGTCTCGCGCTCGGTGTCTCCCCGCAGGCCGGTCAGACGGTTTTGCTTGAGATATTCCACGGGCAGATCGAGGGCCTGCACGCGCTCTAAAATCTGCTGTCCCCAAGGCTCGTCTAGGGCGGCGGGGGTGAATAAAACCTGCTCTGGCAGCCATCGACGGCGGCGAGAGGCGACGTCGATGGCTACCGGTTGGGTGCTCTCAACAGTGGGTGCGGTTATGATCGATTGGGTCAAAACAGTTCGGTAAGAACGACAGAGAATCACTAATCTCTCTTGATCGTAAAGACCCCGCTGAAGCAAAGCATCATTCAAATTACAGGTTCCGGATCGGATCCCCTACTCCCTTCTGCCCAGATACCCGTATGCCCATTTTTTCCTAGGCCCTCCCCTAGGAAAGATGCAGATTTTGACCTACGCCAATATTTTGTTGAAAAGATATTTCAACTCAGCCCAACTGGTTTTGCGTCTAGTCAGACACCGATTAGCGCCGCAACCCCAAGCCTTGCTCCACTCCTCGCCTTTTCTCCATGACCCAGATCCTCTTTATTGAGCTGCTTGGGGG contains:
- a CDS encoding spore photoproduct lyase family protein; amino-acid sequence: MTQSIITAPTVESTQPVAIDVASRRRRWLPEQVLFTPAALDEPWGQQILERVQALDLPVEYLKQNRLTGLRGDTERETYTIAKRTLAVVTAPVSQLKLTPIPPSADWQFHLAQGCPAHCQYCYLAGSLQGPPVIRAYANLPQILDNLKHYENPDRPTTYEVSCYTDPLGIEHLTGSLAECIRYFGTRDRAHLRWVSKFDQVDDLLTLPHNGHTRCRFSINAASVSRLLEGGTASVTERLQAIRKLALPVEQGGGGYPVGLVIAPIMPTENWQDEYSQLLEAAANALDFDCDLTFELISHRFTPGSKGVLEQWYPNSKLDLDESTRTTKRNKFGGTKYVYERDTMTELRTFFEGAIAQRFPQAKILYWT